A genome region from Meriones unguiculatus strain TT.TT164.6M chromosome 19, Bangor_MerUng_6.1, whole genome shotgun sequence includes the following:
- the Ssr1 gene encoding translocon-associated protein subunit alpha, with product MRLLPRLLLLFLLAFPAAVLLRGGPGGSLAVAQDLTEDEETVEDSIIEDEDDEAEVEEDEPTDLAEDKEEEDVSGEPEASPSADTTILFVKGEDFPANNIVKFLVGFTNKGTEDFIVESLDASFRYPQDYQFYIQNFTALPLNTIVPPQRQATFEYSFIPAEPMGGRPFGLVINLNYKDLNGNVFQDAVFNQTVTVIEREDGLDGETIFMYLFLAGLGLLVVVGLHQLLESRKRKRPIQKVEMGTSSQNDVDMSWIPQETLNQINKASPRRLPRKRAQKRSVGSDE from the exons ATGAGACTCCTCCCccgcctgctgctgctgttcctgcTTGCCTTCCCGGCCGCCGTGCTGCTCCGCGGTGGTCCCGGAG ggTCATTAGCTGTGGCTCAAGATCTtacagaagatgaagaaacagtGGAAGATTCAATAAttgaagatgaagatgatgaagcTGAAGTAGAGGAAGATGAACCCACAGATTTG gcagaagataaagaagaagaagatgtaTCTGGTGAACCAGAAGCTTCACCAAGTGCAGACACAACTATCTTATTTGTAAAAGGAGAAG ATTTTCCAGCAAACAACATCGTGAAGTTCCTGGTAGGCTTTACAAACAAGGGGACAGAAGATTTTATTGTTGAATCGCTAGATGCCTCGTTCCGTTATCCTCAGGACTACCAGTTTTACATCCAGAATTTCACAGCTCTTCCTCTGAACACGATAGTGCCACCGCAGAGACAAGCAACTTTTGAGTATTCCTTCATCCCTGCAGAGCCCATGGGGGGACGGCCCTTTGGTCTAGTCATCAATCTGAACTACAAAGATTTGAAT GGCAATGTATTCCAAGATGCTGTCTTCAATCAGACAGTCACTGTTATAGAAAGAGAGGACGGGTTAGATGGCGAAAC AATTTTTATGTATCTGTTCCTTGCTGGCCTTGGGCTTCTCGTTGTTGTTGGCCTTCATCAACTCCTAGAATCCAGAAAG CGGAAGAGACCTATACAGAAAGTAGAAATGGGTACATCAAGTCAAAATGATGTTGACATGAGCTGGATTCCCCAGGAAACTTTGAATCAGATCA ATAAAGCTTCTCCAAGGCGGCTGCCCAGGAAGCGGGCACAGAAGAGATCGGTGGGATCTGATGAGTAA